Part of the Halorhabdus utahensis DSM 12940 genome, TCAGGCGCTGTTCTGTCAGGGCTCGGCGCGTACGCGGTCGCCGGGTCCTCCCCCTCGACGGCGGTCCGCATCTCCCGGGAGATCCAGCCGGCCGCTCCGCGACCCGGCGAACCCGTCGACGTCACCGTCGAAGTCGAAAACATCGGTGAGCAGTTTCTCCCTGACCTCCGGATCGTCGACGGCGTGCCGGCTGATCTCACAATCGAGGCGGACAGCCCACGTCACGGGACCGCGCTTCGCCCCGGCGCGACGATGGAATACACGTATACAGTCCGTGGGATCCGCGGCAGCCACACGTTCGAGGACGCGTTTCTCGTCTCCCGAAACCTTCCGGGGACGCTCGAACGAGTCGAGGAATTCGGTGTCGATGGCGACCGGACCGTCACGTACGATGTCTCCTCGGCCCTCGATCTGTCGGTCCCGCTTCGCAAACAGGCCTCGATGCACGTTGGGCGTGTCTTGACTGACTCAGCCGGGAGTGGCCTGGAGTTTCACTCGGTTCGGGAATATCGAAGCGGTGACCCACTGACACGTATCGACTGGAGTCGGGCGGCCCGTGGCGAAGGGCTGGCGACGCTGCAGTTTCACGAGGAGCGAGCGGCGACTGTCGTCCTGTTGATCGACGCTCGCAAGGAGGCCTACGTCGCCAACGACGACGATTCCCCCTCGGCCGTCGACCGGAGTGTCCTCGCGGCGGCGAAGCTCGCGTCGGCGTTGCTCGCGGCGGACGATCGAGTCGGCTTGGCCGCCCTCTCGCCCAGACAGTGCTGGCTCGCGCCCGGAGCAGGGCATACGCACCTCGCACGCCTGCAGGACGTGCTCGCGACTGACGGGGCCTTCGCTCCGTCGCCACCGACGCTCCCGTACTACCAACGGATCAACCTGCCTGCGCTCCGGAAACGGTTATCGTCCGACAGCCAACTGGTCGTGTTCTCGCCGCTGGTCGACGACGAAGTAGTCGACATCGTCCGCCAACTCCAGGCTAGCGGCCACCCGGTAACGATCATCAGTCCGGACGCTTCTGGCAGTGGAACGCCGGGTCGGACGCTCGCGCGACTCGAACGCCGGAAACGACTCTCGGAGCTTCGGGGAGCCAACGTTCGCGTGGTCGACTGGGACGCCGATGAATCGCTCGCACTCGCGCTGACGAACGCCGGACGGCGGTGGTCATGATGGACGAAGAGATTCGCCCGCCACGGGTTGGCGTGCTCATGACCGGTGGTGCAGTCACGGTCGCAACACTCGCGATGGCGCTCGTGCCATCCGCGGCAGTGGTCGCCATGATCGGCGGCGTGATCGCCGTCGTCGGGACCGCTCGTGGCTCACGGGTGATCCTCGGTATCGGCACTGTCTGCCAGATCGGCGCGATCGTTTTCGCCGGGGCAGCCGCCCTTCCGCCGGGGCTGTTGCTCGTCGCGGTTCTCGGGGTTGTTCTGGGGTGGGACGTCGGCGAGCAATCGATCAACGTGACCGAGCAACTCGGGGCCGGTGCCACGATGGTCCGCTCGATCGTCGTCCACGCGGCTGCCACGACCCTTGTCGGCGCGGTGGCGATGGTGATCGTCTACGGGACCTTTCTCGCCTCGAGTGGCGGACAACCGCTCGTCGCCCTCGTGGCGTTTCTGGGTGGCGGTGGGCTGGTGTTGCTCGCGATGCGGGCCTGACGCAGTCGCGACGGCTGCCAGTATCAGATCGTCGGGACGGGGATGTCGTCGAGGATCCGGTCGATCACGGACGGCTTGGGCACCTCGTCGACTCTGGCGTCGGGCGTGAGCACGAGTCGATGGGCCAGTGCCGGCCGGGCGACCCGCTTGACGTCGTCCGGCGTGACGTACTCCCGGCCCGAGATGGTCGCCCGTGCGCGTGCGATCTCGAACAGCCGCTGGGTGCCGCGTGGCGAGACACCGACTTCGACGTGGCGGTGCTCGCGTGTCGCCCGCGTGACTGCTGCCATATACTCCAGTAGATCGTCTTCGACACGGATCGTCTCGGGGACCTGTCGAAGGGCCGTCACTGACTCGGCGTCCAGCACTGTCTCGACGGACGGACTCTGCTCGTCGCGGCCGGCCCGTCGGCGGAGGAGTTCGACCTCGCCGTCGAGGTCGGGATAGCCCATCGCCGCTTTGATCGCAAAGCGATCGACCTGGGCCTCGGGCAACTCGAAGGTCCCCTCCATCTCGACGGGGTTCTGGGTCGCGATGACGAAGAACGGTTTCGGGAGTTGATAGGTGTCACCGCCGGCGGTGACCTGGCCCTCCTCCATCGCCTCCAGCAGCGCCGACTGGGTTTTCGGCGGTGCGCGGTTGATCTCGTCGGCCAGGACGATGTTGGCGAAGATGGGGCCCTCGCTGAACTCGAAGCTTCGATCGCGCTCGTTGTAGATGTGAGTCCCGGTGACGTCAGTCGGGAGCAGGTCCGGGGTGAACTGGACGCGCGAAAAGGAGAGGCCGAGTGCCTTCGCGAGACTCCGGGCCGTCAGGGTCTTGCCCGTGCCGGGAACGTCTTCGAGCAGGACGTGCCCCCGGCCGAGCACGCCAAGCAGGACCGTTTCGAGGAACTCCTGGTTGGTGATGATCGCTGATTCGAGCTCGTCTAAAAGCGTGGTACAGGTGTCACTTGCCTCGGCGACGTCCATGGGTGGTGGTCGCTCCACGTGCCCTTAGTTTTCGTGGTGGTATTCGAACCCGATGGACGCTCGCCGAGACACTCACGGTGGTGCGTCAAGATCGAAACGGATAAACACGGAACCGTAGTACCGGATAGTGAGCCGAGGTAGCCTAGCCTGGCCAAGGCGCCTGCTTCGAGAGCAGGTCTCCTCACGGACTCGGGAGTTCAAATCTCCTCCTCGGCGCTTCTCACGTTACAACTCGCGAGCGGGCTCTGTGCCGCTCGCATCCGTGACTGCGTATCGCCGACACGGGAGATTTGAACGAGAGGGCGCGCAGTCCGCGCAACGAAGTGAGCAGAACCGTGACCGCGTAGTTCGAATCTCCCCCTCGGCGTTTTTCTCGCCACAACCCGCCAAGCGAAGCGCTCCGTCGCTCACGTCAGCAAGAATAGCAGGAGACTGATCGCGACGACGGCGAAGACGAACATCCCGGCGAGCGCCCCGCCCATCGAGACGACGGCGTTGGCGGTACTCGCAAGCGTTTCGGTCCGGTCGGTCCCGAAGACGGTGACTTTCGCTTTCTCGCTGGCCATCCCGGCTTCGACGGGTTCGAGATCGTCGAGAGCGGCATCGACGAGTCCGTCGATCACGTCGATCAGATCCTCGCCTGGGATCTCGTCGCCGACCTGGTTCTCGGCCTCGACCGTGTTGACGACGTGGGTGTCCGAGGTCATCACCTCCAGCAGATCGACCTGGTCGATCGCGTCGACGATCTCCTCGCGGAGGCCGGGTTCCATGTTGTTGCCGTCGACCAGCACGTAGGCCGTCGTCCCCCCGTCGACGTCGACGACGGCCACGCGGACGCCGAGCGGCCCGATCCCGTCCTGTGGTCCCCAGGGTGTCTCGTCGTGGGCCGTGCCGAGGCGGAGCGATCCCTGTTCGGCCGCTTCGAGGCGCTCACCGAGACGATCAGCCCCATGGATCAGGTCGAACGATCGTTCGCCGCCGGGGACGACGTGTCCCAGGTTCTCGCCTTCGAGGCCGTTGTTGCAGTTGTGGGCGTCGACGACCATGATTTCCGATAGGTGGCCGTTTCGTGCCTCGGCAGCGGCCGAGAGGCCGACGGCGTACTCGATATCGTCGGCAAATCCCGGCGAGTACGTCACGGTCGCGAGCGCATTGTCGCCGAAGGCCTGCCCGGTGAGGGTCGCTTCTCCCTCCTCGAGACGCTCGCCGGGCGTCGCGGTTTCGGTATACTCGATGCGGTCGTGGGCTCGCTCGGCGGCGTCGAGGATCGTTTCCACTTCCCGTTCAGTCACGAGATTGAAATCGTGACCGGCGGTGGCGTGTGGCGGAAAACCCAGCCCGTCGGCCTCCTGGGCGATCCGCTTTGGCAGGTTGCCGCCGCCGATCTCACCCATCGGCCCGGGGTGGATCATCGGCAGGACGAACCGCGCCTTCTCGTCGCCGTCGGGTCGACGGAACACGAGGACGCTCACCGGCACGAGCGCTTCCTCGCCGATTTCCTCGAAGAACTCCTCGAGCTCGTTCGATCCCTCCGCGATGTGGCCGATGAACCCTTCGAGGAAATCCAGCGCACTCACGCCGAGACTTCGCCGCCAGGGCCAGTCGATAGTGACGAGAAACAGCCAGACGGCGATCGCGTAGATCCCACAGAGCAACGCCAGGACGAAGAAATCGTTCGGCAGAATCACCAGCAGTTCGGCCGGGGCCTGTTCCGGCCGCGAGAGGTAGGATCTGGCGAGTGGTCCGCCGATCTCCAGATACCGCATCGTCCCGCTGTAGACGAACAGCAACACGGCGGCAGCGACGGTCTGGATGCTCGCCGGGACCGCCGCGACGGCCAGTCGGTGGCGAGACACGGCCATGATGACGAGCAATCGGACGGCGAAGATGGCTGCCAGCGCGAACAGGAGGGCGTCGAAGACGAAGTTCTGTCCGAGCGGCGCGACTGCGGATACCAGACTCGCACCGGTCATGATGGCGATGACGAGCAACTCACAGCCGAGCGCGAGCAGCGACGCGCGACTCGGCGTCAACTGGCCACCGATCAGCCGATCGACCGGCGGCGTCAGGACACCGGCCGCAAGCGTCGGCAAGCCGATGTAGAAGATCCCCTGCCATGCGTCCTCGAGGATGTACCGCGAGTCGAAGGCCGCGACGCCGACGATCGCCGCGATCAGCACCGCAAACCCGATGCTCGAATACCACCGGGGGGCACGGAAGATATATCGCGAGAGGCCGGCGAGATTGCCCTGCGTCGTCGTCATTCCAACTGATGGTTTTCCCGACAGGGGTTAAAAGTATCTGACTGTGACTCCGTCGACGTGAACATCGGCGTCCCCGTGACGTTACTGATAGATGCGCCGGTAGAGCGCGAGTACGTCGCCGACGTCGACACCGCCGTCGCCGTCGAAGTCGTAGGCGTCGGCGTTTTTCTGGACCACCTCGCTGTTGACGTTGGTCAACAGCGACCGGACATCGCTGACGTCGACGGTGCCGTCGCCGTTGACGTCTTCATGCAGGCCATCGCCGTCCAGATCCTGGGACGGCCCCTCACCGCCGGGCAGCCCACCGGCTGGCGTCCCCTCGCTACCGCCGGCTTCGCTGTCATCCTGCTCTCCCTCGCTCTCGCCGGACGTGTCCGTCTCAGTGTCGGTGTCGCCATCCGTTCCGACCGCCGTCTCTCCGGTCTCCGCCCGGACTGGGAGGTCGTGGGCTCGCACCCCCTCGGCAAAGTCGATCACTGCGAGGCCGCCGATGTCGACCGTCTGGGCCGCGGCACCGAGCCAGATCTCGGTCCACCACTCGCCGGGGGCGGCCGAAACGCCGAACTCGATCGGGAAGTAATACCGCTGCCACTCGGCACCCAGTGGCGGCTGGGCCCCGGTCACGTAGTTGTCCGGCGTATTGGTCGACGCCGTCGACTTGTAGGTCACCGACGCTTCCTCTCCGGGCGTGCGCATGTACGCGACACCGAGGAGGACTTGCCCGCGCTCCAGTTCGCGCTCGCCGAAGGACTTGAGGGTGATCCCCCACGGATTCTCCGGTGGATCGGTCACCGAGAAGCGGGCCGCCTCCGAGAACGGTACCTCGTCGCCGACCGCCAGTGACGACCGCTCGAGGCGGTCGGCGTTGCCGCCGTCGATCTCGTAGGTGTCCCAGACGACCGACTCGTCAGTACCGTTGACGAACTGGCCCGCGCTGGGGAGGTCGTACCCCGTGAGATCACTGACGAGCGTCGCATAGTACGGATCGTCGGTGTCGGTCCACGTCTCGTATCCGTCGCCAGTCCCATCGCCAACGTCATCGCCAACGCCACCGCCATCACCAGTCCCGTCGTCACCGCCACTGCAGTAGCCTCCTTCGCCGGGGACGGCCATCTCGCTGGACGGCGTTCCGTCGCAGCCGATGATGGGCCACCCGTCCTCCCATTGGATCGGATCGACGAACAGCTGCCGTGCCGGCGGCCAGCCGTTGTCGACGAACTCCGGGCCTTCGGTGTCGTAAGCGTGATAGACGAACCAGTAGGTGCCGTCGTCGTCGACCGTCACGTCACCGTGGCCCGGCCCGACGAAGCGATCGTTGTCACCGAGGTGAGTCGGCCCCGCGTTCCACTCGTCACGCTCGAGCATCGGGGTGCCGTCCCGGTCATGGTACGGGCCGAGGAGGTTCTCTGATCGACCGACCTCGACCTCGTACGTGCTGTCGAACCCATCACAGCAATCGCCGGTGGAGCCAAAGACGTACCAGTAGTCTCCCCGCTGGAAGATTGCCGGCCCCTCGTAGGCGCTTCCGGCGATCTGATTGAACGTCCCGGGCTGGTAGTCCTGCAGGTCCTCGGTGAGTTCCACCACGTTAATGCCAGCAAAGTTAGCCCAGAAGAGGTACGGTGTCCCGTTGTGATAGGCGAAGTACGGGTCGATCGTGTTGCCAGGATAGGGGTGATCCGGGTTGGAGAGGATCTCCCCATGGTCCGTGAACGGGCCGTCGGGCGTCTCCGACGTGGCCACGCCGATGCCGGGCACCTGACTGTCGTCGTCTCCGCGCGGCCAGAGGGCGTAAAACAGCACCCACTGGCCGTCGTGGTAGTGGACATCGGGTGCCCAGATCGACCCGTACAGCCAGCCGGGTCGGGAGTCGAACGCCTCGCCCTCGTACGTCCAGTTGACGAGGTCCGGCGAGGAGAGGATCGGTATCAACCTCTCGTCGCTATCCTCGATATAGCTCATGTTCGAGGCGTAGGCCCACCACGTTCCGTCCTCGGCACGGTGGATCGTGGGGTCCGCGAAGTCCGGCCCGTACAGCGGATTCGAGTAGTGGGTTCCGCCGTTGTCGGCTATCGCTGATCCGGACGTCCCGAGTATCCCCGTGGTACCGAGCGCCCCAACCCCGATCGATTTGAGTACGTGACGTCGATTCAGTGAGTGCGTGTCATCCCCCGCCGTCATACACCGGCTGACATCGCCGACTCACTAATGGTTTGTCATTCTTAACAAACAGATTGTGTTAATCGTACTGTGGCTGAGAGAGCGCCGCAAAATCGTCTCGCGACCGCTGAGTCCGGCGTGGGCGCGCCTTTCTACGCGGCACACCATTCACCCGTTTTGAGTCTCGTCGATTGCGGTCGTTGCGACAATCGGATATTCACTCGCAGATGGACAGAAAGTTCTCGAAGACTGCTTCGCCTTCTTCGGTATGGGCCACCTCTGGATGCCACTGGACGCCGTAGAGATCTCGGTCGGTGTCACTCATCGCCTCGACACCACAGACGTCGGAGGTTGCCGTTCGCTCGAAGCCCGTCGGCACCTGCGTGACTTCGTCGGCGTGGCTGGCCCAGACCCGCGTTTCGGGTGCGAGTGAGCCGATCAATGGGTCCGCGTCGTCGAGAATGTCGACGGTCACGTCCGCGTAGCCGCCGTAGTCGCCTTCGCCGACCGCCCCGTCGAGTTCGGCAGCCATGATCTGCATACCCAGACAGATGCCGAGGACCGGGACGTCGAGGTCGAGATACGCCGGGCTGTTGCCGATGCGGTCCATCGACGGACCGCCCGAGAGGACAAGCCCATCGGCGTCGATCTCAGCGGGTGGCGTGGTGTTGTCCACCAGCGAGACGTCAACTCCCAGATCCCGGAGCGCTCGCTGTTCGAGGTGGGTGAACTGGCCGTGGTTGTCGATCACGTCGATGCGGGTCATACCCGCCGCTAACGGAGAAGTGGATATATATCCCCGGAAACGCGGTGAGGTCGAGCGCTACCCGTTACTTGCCGCGTCGGAGCGGCATCGACCGATGTAATCGCAGCGTGACCGCGCACGTATCGCCGTTCTCGACGCTGATCGATCCACCATAGCCGCTGACGATCCACCGGACGATCCACAGATCTAGTCCCTCGCTGTGCTGGAGGGGCGTTTCGACGCCGGACTCCAGCGTTTCGATCTCCGCGGGTTTGAGACTGCCATTGACGTCGACGATCCGGATCGAAACTCGCCCGGTGTCGCTCTTTTCGAGATGAATCGAGATCGTCGTGGCGTCACCGTGCGCCCGAACCGTCCGGAGGACGATTTCGATCGCGGTTTCGAGCATCCAGTCGGCGCGGACCCACGCCGTCTCGGGCATCGATGTTTCAAAGCTGATGTCGCTGTCTGCCGCCCGCGTCTTTTCGATCCCCGCATCCACACAGCTGACTGCGTCGACTGGGTGGCACTGGCGTTCCTCACGCATGACGGCCAGTTCGACCAGCCGAGCCTTCTCGGAGAGGGCAGCGATGTCGTCGATAGCAGTCCGAATCGTGCGTGTCGGTTCCAGGGTTCCCCTGGAGTCGCCGTCGAGTTGATCGAGCTGCCCGAGAATGACCGTCATATCGTTTCGGAGGTTGTGTCGGAGTACCCGTGAGAGCACTTCGGTACTCTGGGTGAGTGTCGTCGTCGAGCGGTCGAACTCGCGAATCGTCCCGGCTACGGTCCCTCCAGTCCCACCGAGGGCGATACTACTCACCAGTAGCGTTGATTCCGACGCCCCCGGGTCGGTCACTTGCGTGAGTCCGAACACCAGCAGACTCCCGAGCGTGACGACACCGATCCCCAGTCCGGCGTGGATGGCGACCCGCCAGATCTGATCGCCGTGCATGCCAATCCGGTCCAGCCAGTACCCAGCTGTCGCCAGTATGCCCGCCGCGAGCAACCCGAGGCCGCCGATGACCAGTGCTGACGGGTCGGTCCCCTGGACGGACAACAATGGGACGAACAACCCACACAGGAGAATACCTGTCCCTGTGACGTAGTTCGTCCCGAGTGTCCGTTTCGTGACGGCCATTTTCACGCAGTCTATATCTTCTCGAATTGGACACTTATGGGTAACCACTCTATTATTGGATGTGATAATCGGTGGGCGGTGCGGACGGATTGCCGAAGGGGATCCGGGACTCCGTCAGGAACTGTCGTCGAACCGATCGGCTGCCGACTCGAAGGATAGTTCCGACTGTTCCTGACTCCGACGGGCTTCTCGGGCTGCGATCGCTTCCGAGTCGGGCGACGCCGGGTCCGCGACGCCCGCCCAGGAGTTGTGGACTTTCGCGTGACACCACCGGCAGAGATAGATCGTGATCTCGTGGGCCAGTGCGTCTGTCTCGGCGCGGGTTCCGCCGTCGCCCGGTTCCGACCCGCTTGCTCGCGGGTCGCGTTCGCTTTCCGCTCGCGTTTCCGCGGCGCTTCGCGCCCCGCCCTCCGCGTACGAGAGGTGGTGTTCCTCCAGCAAGGGGCGTTCGTCAGTGTGGGCCGACCGGCGCTCTTCGAGGCCGCACCGTGCACACTCCCGGTCACGGTTGCGAGCACGCATGTGCGGGCAATCTTTCCAGTCCCACGGACCGGTCAGTCCGGTTTCCTGTGGGTCGCCGACCACGGGACATCGGAAGTCGCGGCTGCTCAACTCGTCGGCGAACGACGGGTCGACGTCACCGCGGTCGACGGCGAACCGGCACCGTCCCTCGTCGGTGCAATGATCGCAGCGGTCGACGTACGCGTAGGGGTCGCCGACGCCGACAGTCGTCCCCGCGTCCGTCTTCTTCATATGCACATCTAC contains:
- a CDS encoding DUF7097 family protein, encoding MKKTDAGTTVGVGDPYAYVDRCDHCTDEGRCRFAVDRGDVDPSFADELSSRDFRCPVVGDPQETGLTGPWDWKDCPHMRARNRDRECARCGLEERRSAHTDERPLLEEHHLSYAEGGARSAAETRAESERDPRASGSEPGDGGTRAETDALAHEITIYLCRWCHAKVHNSWAGVADPASPDSEAIAAREARRSQEQSELSFESAADRFDDSS
- a CDS encoding family 43 glycosylhydrolase, whose translation is MTAGDDTHSLNRRHVLKSIGVGALGTTGILGTSGSAIADNGGTHYSNPLYGPDFADPTIHRAEDGTWWAYASNMSYIEDSDERLIPILSSPDLVNWTYEGEAFDSRPGWLYGSIWAPDVHYHDGQWVLFYALWPRGDDDSQVPGIGVATSETPDGPFTDHGEILSNPDHPYPGNTIDPYFAYHNGTPYLFWANFAGINVVELTEDLQDYQPGTFNQIAGSAYEGPAIFQRGDYWYVFGSTGDCCDGFDSTYEVEVGRSENLLGPYHDRDGTPMLERDEWNAGPTHLGDNDRFVGPGHGDVTVDDDGTYWFVYHAYDTEGPEFVDNGWPPARQLFVDPIQWEDGWPIIGCDGTPSSEMAVPGEGGYCSGGDDGTGDGGGVGDDVGDGTGDGYETWTDTDDPYYATLVSDLTGYDLPSAGQFVNGTDESVVWDTYEIDGGNADRLERSSLAVGDEVPFSEAARFSVTDPPENPWGITLKSFGERELERGQVLLGVAYMRTPGEEASVTYKSTASTNTPDNYVTGAQPPLGAEWQRYYFPIEFGVSAAPGEWWTEIWLGAAAQTVDIGGLAVIDFAEGVRAHDLPVRAETGETAVGTDGDTDTETDTSGESEGEQDDSEAGGSEGTPAGGLPGGEGPSQDLDGDGLHEDVNGDGTVDVSDVRSLLTNVNSEVVQKNADAYDFDGDGGVDVGDVLALYRRIYQ
- a CDS encoding sensor histidine kinase, whose amino-acid sequence is MAVTKRTLGTNYVTGTGILLCGLFVPLLSVQGTDPSALVIGGLGLLAAGILATAGYWLDRIGMHGDQIWRVAIHAGLGIGVVTLGSLLVFGLTQVTDPGASESTLLVSSIALGGTGGTVAGTIREFDRSTTTLTQSTEVLSRVLRHNLRNDMTVILGQLDQLDGDSRGTLEPTRTIRTAIDDIAALSEKARLVELAVMREERQCHPVDAVSCVDAGIEKTRAADSDISFETSMPETAWVRADWMLETAIEIVLRTVRAHGDATTISIHLEKSDTGRVSIRIVDVNGSLKPAEIETLESGVETPLQHSEGLDLWIVRWIVSGYGGSISVENGDTCAVTLRLHRSMPLRRGK
- a CDS encoding DUF2070 family protein, translated to MTTTQGNLAGLSRYIFRAPRWYSSIGFAVLIAAIVGVAAFDSRYILEDAWQGIFYIGLPTLAAGVLTPPVDRLIGGQLTPSRASLLALGCELLVIAIMTGASLVSAVAPLGQNFVFDALLFALAAIFAVRLLVIMAVSRHRLAVAAVPASIQTVAAAVLLFVYSGTMRYLEIGGPLARSYLSRPEQAPAELLVILPNDFFVLALLCGIYAIAVWLFLVTIDWPWRRSLGVSALDFLEGFIGHIAEGSNELEEFFEEIGEEALVPVSVLVFRRPDGDEKARFVLPMIHPGPMGEIGGGNLPKRIAQEADGLGFPPHATAGHDFNLVTEREVETILDAAERAHDRIEYTETATPGERLEEGEATLTGQAFGDNALATVTYSPGFADDIEYAVGLSAAAEARNGHLSEIMVVDAHNCNNGLEGENLGHVVPGGERSFDLIHGADRLGERLEAAEQGSLRLGTAHDETPWGPQDGIGPLGVRVAVVDVDGGTTAYVLVDGNNMEPGLREEIVDAIDQVDLLEVMTSDTHVVNTVEAENQVGDEIPGEDLIDVIDGLVDAALDDLEPVEAGMASEKAKVTVFGTDRTETLASTANAVVSMGGALAGMFVFAVVAISLLLFLLT
- a CDS encoding GMP synthase subunit A, translating into MTRIDVIDNHGQFTHLEQRALRDLGVDVSLVDNTTPPAEIDADGLVLSGGPSMDRIGNSPAYLDLDVPVLGICLGMQIMAAELDGAVGEGDYGGYADVTVDILDDADPLIGSLAPETRVWASHADEVTQVPTGFERTATSDVCGVEAMSDTDRDLYGVQWHPEVAHTEEGEAVFENFLSICE
- a CDS encoding AAA family ATPase, with the protein product MDVAEASDTCTTLLDELESAIITNQEFLETVLLGVLGRGHVLLEDVPGTGKTLTARSLAKALGLSFSRVQFTPDLLPTDVTGTHIYNERDRSFEFSEGPIFANIVLADEINRAPPKTQSALLEAMEEGQVTAGGDTYQLPKPFFVIATQNPVEMEGTFELPEAQVDRFAIKAAMGYPDLDGEVELLRRRAGRDEQSPSVETVLDAESVTALRQVPETIRVEDDLLEYMAAVTRATREHRHVEVGVSPRGTQRLFEIARARATISGREYVTPDDVKRVARPALAHRLVLTPDARVDEVPKPSVIDRILDDIPVPTI
- a CDS encoding DUF7519 family protein, with protein sequence MDEEIRPPRVGVLMTGGAVTVATLAMALVPSAAVVAMIGGVIAVVGTARGSRVILGIGTVCQIGAIVFAGAAALPPGLLLVAVLGVVLGWDVGEQSINVTEQLGAGATMVRSIVVHAAATTLVGAVAMVIVYGTFLASSGGQPLVALVAFLGGGGLVLLAMRA
- a CDS encoding DUF58 domain-containing protein translates to MRERSRRPDEETEGAAAVGLGRFLSVLGVFAVAVGFLLLVSPDLGESLSVQYIVVLAIGGLLLLFAARRWFKRLTSSIDTAETPPVERRTTVSVPGDGFDKLLVDTASNAMGRLQVKATARERIRAVAKVVVSGDPEDIDDQLAAGAWSDDPDANALFSNGTASVRDRVSSFVSGTSILKRRVVSAIEALARLADEDVEWEAEPVVPEVTQEPAEEGDHATGRWNGLTAVALTVVGFGVLLARPGLVLSGAVLSGLGAYAVAGSSPSTAVRISREIQPAAPRPGEPVDVTVEVENIGEQFLPDLRIVDGVPADLTIEADSPRHGTALRPGATMEYTYTVRGIRGSHTFEDAFLVSRNLPGTLERVEEFGVDGDRTVTYDVSSALDLSVPLRKQASMHVGRVLTDSAGSGLEFHSVREYRSGDPLTRIDWSRAARGEGLATLQFHEERAATVVLLIDARKEAYVANDDDSPSAVDRSVLAAAKLASALLAADDRVGLAALSPRQCWLAPGAGHTHLARLQDVLATDGAFAPSPPTLPYYQRINLPALRKRLSSDSQLVVFSPLVDDEVVDIVRQLQASGHPVTIISPDASGSGTPGRTLARLERRKRLSELRGANVRVVDWDADESLALALTNAGRRWS